In the Chlorobium limicola DSM 245 genome, one interval contains:
- a CDS encoding TolC family outer membrane protein, translated as MKQSTEKGLRTSFLAVLLFGAGIIRTDAAAGPVTVKEAVEKAVNTNPEIKSKFHAFRDVYEEQGVANGGYWPRVDVTAGVGKEWVSGDIAPKNDYFRKGVRLELTQMLFDGFYTCNQVCRLKHSGQARYFEFMDSMETVGLESVRAYADVLRYREMVRLAKKNYDYHQEIYGQVSSRVRAGVGAGVDLDQISARVALAQSNYLTELSNLHDVTSRYQRLVGELPEENLQAVLLADDGIPVTVKEALRDAYQHNPGFLATMSDINASKHAVKVQESKFYPKLDLKAHREWSWDADGIDGQQNESVVEVVLSYNILNGGSDAASVRQYKQKLYRAVDLKDKAASDLRQTVSIAYNDREKIAEQVRYLDQHRKNLDRVRAAYRDQFSIGKRTLLDVLDTENEYYQAQRAYFNGFFDLTVANARTLAGMGKLMSTMGVVRGEMPSLKDINIPMPQVTEADVPVAEAPDVL; from the coding sequence ATGAAACAATCAACTGAAAAAGGTCTGAGGACATCATTTTTAGCGGTATTGTTGTTCGGTGCCGGTATCATCCGGACGGACGCTGCTGCCGGCCCGGTAACGGTGAAGGAAGCGGTGGAGAAAGCGGTGAACACGAACCCGGAGATCAAGTCGAAGTTCCATGCGTTCCGCGACGTGTACGAAGAGCAGGGCGTAGCGAACGGCGGATACTGGCCTCGAGTGGACGTCACTGCGGGAGTTGGCAAGGAGTGGGTGTCCGGAGATATAGCACCGAAGAACGACTACTTCCGCAAGGGGGTTCGTCTGGAGCTGACGCAGATGCTGTTCGACGGCTTCTACACCTGCAATCAGGTGTGCCGTCTGAAGCACTCCGGTCAGGCGAGGTATTTCGAGTTCATGGATTCGATGGAGACGGTAGGGCTTGAGAGCGTTCGGGCGTATGCGGATGTGCTTCGGTATCGTGAGATGGTGAGACTTGCGAAGAAGAACTACGATTACCATCAGGAGATCTACGGTCAGGTGAGCAGCCGGGTTCGAGCAGGCGTTGGAGCCGGCGTAGATCTTGACCAGATCAGCGCAAGGGTGGCGCTGGCACAATCGAACTACCTGACGGAACTGAGCAACCTGCACGACGTGACATCGAGGTATCAGCGACTGGTAGGCGAGCTGCCGGAAGAGAACCTGCAGGCGGTTCTGCTTGCCGATGACGGGATACCGGTAACGGTGAAAGAAGCGCTTCGGGATGCGTACCAGCACAATCCGGGATTTCTTGCGACGATGTCGGACATCAACGCGTCGAAACATGCGGTAAAGGTGCAGGAATCGAAATTCTACCCGAAGCTTGATTTGAAAGCGCACCGGGAGTGGTCGTGGGATGCGGACGGCATAGATGGCCAGCAGAACGAGAGTGTGGTGGAAGTGGTACTGAGCTACAACATTCTGAACGGCGGATCGGATGCGGCATCGGTTCGTCAGTACAAGCAGAAGCTGTACCGGGCGGTAGATCTGAAAGACAAGGCAGCGAGTGATCTGCGTCAGACGGTATCGATAGCGTACAATGACCGGGAGAAGATAGCGGAGCAGGTGAGATATCTGGATCAGCATCGGAAGAACCTGGACCGAGTGCGAGCAGCGTATCGTGATCAGTTCAGCATTGGCAAGCGTACCCTGCTGGATGTACTGGATACGGAGAACGAATACTATCAGGCGCAGCGCGCGTACTTCAACGGCTTTTTCGACCTGACGGTAGCCAATGCGCGGACGCTGGCAGGCATGGGCAAGCTGATGAGCACGATGGGAGTGGTACGCGGGGAGATGCCGAGTCTGAAAGACATCAACATTCCCATGCCGCAGGTGACGGAGGCCGATGTGCCTGTTGCTGAAGCTCCGGACGTGCTGTGA
- a CDS encoding DUF4347 domain-containing protein, translating to MSNAVVFIDSRVRNFERIISDLPDDARYVILSPQEDGLEQIFSAIRYPVAYDSISIIAYGDQGAVAIGSTVLTTDNLELHKDELIRLGDMLADDADLLLYGCNIGQGDKGRKFVSDLSAYTKADVAASDDRTGPEWNLEVAAGTIEPSSFITVSSEYGDHLGVLTGTDGDDFITGEWTDDYLFGLDGNDMLYSYEGNDTIEGGSGNDLIDGGLDHDLLYGGEGDDTVYGGVYFDYSWYGWMSGDDSIYGDAGNDFLDGSYGQDILDGGAGDDILHGGSGLDTLTGGNGNDTLYGGEYDDTLGGGAGNDLLYGMDEQFDEYSSDLLHGDDGDDTLYGGNGQDQLYGGIGNDTLDGGDGSDMLDGGDDHDSLDGSLGNDMIIGSAGNDTLSGGMVYDDDFQGWLSGDDTLYGDSGFDSLDGGAGNDLLSGGEDNDTLSGGAGDDMLDGGGGIDSMSGGSGDDTYYIDNSKDTVYESSGAGTDTVHSSINYTLRTNFEHLVLSGTSAINATGNSAENNITGNDANNIISGGAGNDVLTGNGGNDRLNGQTGDDVLYGGGGNDTLNGGDGNETLYGGDGNDLYYVSSSGTILVEEDVSGYDTVYTTVNYLLPEYVESMLFMGSFSLEGTGNGQDNLLTGNSAENSINGLGGNDTLNGAAGNDILLGGAGNDLLEGVSGNDILLGEEGADILKGGSGADALYGDAGDDTLFFDLSDSVIDGGQGMDRLVFEQSGTFDFSGFGAVLDVEIIDLSASGRHRISQLSASDVSEFTGGSNNLYIMGSSADGVNFAGTWSAGDAVIHDGIAYNPYTSASSPDITVLIQQSVSIF from the coding sequence ATGAGCAATGCTGTAGTCTTTATCGATAGTCGTGTTCGAAATTTCGAGCGGATCATATCCGATTTGCCGGATGATGCCCGGTATGTGATACTTTCACCTCAGGAGGATGGATTAGAACAGATCTTTTCCGCTATACGTTATCCCGTCGCATATGATTCAATCAGCATTATCGCATACGGTGATCAGGGTGCTGTTGCGATTGGTTCTACCGTATTGACGACAGACAATCTTGAACTTCATAAAGATGAGCTGATCCGTTTAGGCGATATGCTTGCGGATGATGCGGATCTGTTACTGTATGGCTGCAATATCGGTCAAGGAGATAAGGGCAGGAAGTTTGTGTCCGATCTTTCAGCATATACGAAAGCGGATGTTGCTGCGTCGGATGACCGCACGGGTCCTGAATGGAACCTTGAAGTTGCTGCAGGTACAATAGAACCATCGTCATTTATTACGGTTTCAAGCGAATATGGTGACCACCTTGGAGTACTGACCGGTACTGATGGTGATGATTTCATCACAGGCGAGTGGACGGATGATTATCTGTTTGGTCTCGACGGGAACGACATGCTGTACAGTTATGAGGGAAACGATACCATCGAGGGAGGATCAGGCAACGATCTTATTGACGGTGGACTCGATCATGATCTTCTCTATGGAGGTGAAGGAGACGATACGGTTTATGGCGGCGTGTATTTCGATTATTCCTGGTATGGCTGGATGAGCGGTGACGACTCCATTTACGGAGATGCCGGGAATGATTTTCTTGATGGCAGTTATGGACAGGATATTCTTGATGGCGGTGCAGGTGACGATATACTGCATGGCGGTTCCGGACTCGATACGCTCACGGGAGGAAACGGGAATGATACGCTTTACGGCGGCGAGTACGATGATACGCTTGGGGGTGGCGCCGGTAACGATCTGCTGTATGGCATGGATGAGCAGTTCGACGAGTATTCATCCGATTTGCTGCATGGCGATGATGGTGATGATACGTTGTATGGTGGAAACGGACAGGATCAGCTATACGGGGGTATCGGCAACGATACGCTGGATGGAGGAGACGGAAGCGATATGCTCGATGGCGGAGATGACCATGACTCTCTCGACGGTTCATTAGGTAATGATATGATCATCGGGTCGGCTGGCAACGATACGCTTTCGGGCGGTATGGTTTATGACGATGATTTTCAAGGGTGGTTGAGTGGTGATGATACGCTCTATGGTGATAGCGGATTCGACAGTCTTGACGGCGGAGCGGGTAATGATCTGTTGTCAGGCGGCGAAGACAACGATACGCTTTCAGGAGGTGCCGGTGACGATATGCTTGACGGCGGCGGGGGTATTGACAGTATGTCGGGAGGAAGTGGTGATGATACCTATTACATAGACAATTCAAAGGATACCGTTTATGAGTCAAGCGGGGCCGGTACAGATACGGTTCATTCTTCTATTAACTACACCCTCCGAACGAATTTCGAACATCTCGTTTTATCCGGGACATCAGCCATCAATGCTACCGGTAACAGTGCAGAAAATAATATTACCGGTAACGATGCCAACAACATCATCAGTGGTGGAGCAGGTAATGATGTTTTGACGGGCAACGGAGGAAATGACCGGTTGAACGGTCAGACAGGAGACGATGTGTTATACGGAGGCGGTGGTAACGATACGCTCAACGGCGGTGATGGAAACGAAACGCTGTATGGAGGTGATGGAAATGACTTGTACTATGTAAGCAGTTCCGGAACCATCCTTGTTGAAGAAGACGTTTCCGGATACGATACCGTTTACACAACCGTCAATTATCTGCTTCCGGAATATGTGGAATCGATGTTATTTATGGGTTCGTTCTCGTTAGAGGGAACAGGAAACGGCCAGGATAATCTTCTTACAGGCAACAGCGCGGAGAACAGTATCAATGGACTTGGAGGTAATGATACGCTCAATGGTGCTGCGGGGAACGATATTCTTTTAGGAGGAGCTGGCAACGACTTGCTTGAGGGTGTTTCCGGTAATGACATTTTGCTGGGTGAGGAGGGTGCCGATATATTGAAGGGGGGATCAGGGGCCGATGCCCTGTATGGTGACGCTGGTGATGATACCTTATTCTTTGATCTATCAGATTCTGTCATCGATGGAGGACAGGGAATGGACAGGCTGGTATTCGAGCAAAGCGGCACATTCGATTTCAGTGGTTTTGGGGCGGTTCTCGATGTTGAGATAATTGATTTGTCTGCTTCCGGCAGACACAGAATTTCCCAACTATCCGCTTCGGACGTGTCCGAATTCACGGGGGGCAGCAACAATCTCTATATTATGGGAAGTAGCGCTGACGGTGTGAATTTTGCCGGTACATGGTCTGCTGGTGATGCAGTGATTCACGATGGTATTGCATACAACCCCTACACCAGTGCCTCAAGCCCTGATATTACTGTTTTGATACAGCAATCCGTTTCGATATTCTGA